The following proteins come from a genomic window of Amaranthus tricolor cultivar Red isolate AtriRed21 chromosome 14, ASM2621246v1, whole genome shotgun sequence:
- the LOC130799625 gene encoding uncharacterized acetyltransferase At3g50280-like: MVVTTTVGELLGQNLGYAASLIQQSVKNYNHKKVFDVISGWIKSPIVHQPLSTFDSNSVIMTSSPRFDVYGNEFGFGKAVAVRTGNACKIEGRVSSFPGYEGGGSVDLEICLTSESMRDLELNQEFMNAVSLQPINGVY, translated from the coding sequence ATGGTAGTTACCACTACAGTTGGTGAATTACTAGGACAAAATTTAGGATATGCAGCATCATTAATACAACAGTCTGTGAAAAATTACAATCACAAAAAAGTGTTCGATGTAATCAGTGGATGGATTAAGTCTCCTATTGTTCACCAACCTTTGAGTACATTCGATTCGAACAGTGTGATAATGACGAGCTCCCCAAGATTTGACGTGTATGGGAATGAATTTGGTTTCGGAAAAGCAGTAGCTGTACGGACTGGAAATGCATGCAAAATTGAAGGGAGAGTGAGTTCTTTTCCAGGGTATGAGGGTGGAGGAAGTGTGGATCTTGAAATATGTTTGACTTCTGAGTCGATGAGAGATCTTGAATTAAATCAGGAGTTCATGAATGCTGTCTCATTGCAACCTATAAATGGTGTCTATTAA